From one Humulus lupulus chromosome 8, drHumLupu1.1, whole genome shotgun sequence genomic stretch:
- the LOC133796698 gene encoding uncharacterized protein LOC133796698 → MDETGSADDGEASSSSYSTRRTAGLPFIVPDLNMESTEQEQPNMESSTEQEQPNMGSSTAQEQPNMESSTEQEQPNMGSSTAQEQPIMESSTEQEQHNMGSSTAQEQPNLESSTAQEQPNMESTAHDQPNMELTTLQLYPSSSSSSEPARKLPRKNPDRNMQLTVIKAPPPKDGRRRTPQGDLQFQLPLDAVSAFNHPNLSMESPGPSRLLSHNQPPMVPQQVSTICLLTEAIIGVVLRFLMQPNRLNVPLPLVMPPQVSANPPSDITIPDARGEDILAKLSSFSQKMEPTGVARTLSDHILEVGVGEDIIGKLRSFSSQMGVEPSNVFVPSAVGSVFNPTLKTPTGQETLHEGEFVIVKFNSKDDSSESFLVSLFRNFNGHTDVFDGEVSGKLIAAKPTYVQVMVRRRAY, encoded by the exons ATGGATGAAACTGGAAGTGCTGATGATGGGgaggcatcatcatcatcatactCAACTCGAAGAACTGCTGGATTGCCTTTCATTGTTCCAGACTTGAATATGGAATCAACAGAACAAGAACAACCCAATATGGAATCATCAACAGAGCAAGAACAACCCAATATGGGATCATCAACAGCGCAAGAACAACCCAATATGGAATCATCAACGGAGCAAGAACAACCCAATATGGGATCATCAACAGCGCAAGAACAACCCATTATGGAATCATCAACGGAGCAAGAACAACACAATATGGGATCATCAACAGCGCAAGAACAACCCAATTTGGAATCATCAACAGCGCAAGAACAACCCAATATGGAATCAACAGCACACGACCAACCTAATATGGAATTAACAACACTGCAACTatatccttcttcttcttcttctagtgaGCCTGCAAGGAAATTACCCCGGAAGAATCCAGACCGGAATATGCAATTAACAGTAATAAAAGCTCCACCCCCGAAGGACGGTAGAAGAAGAACACCACAAG gtgATTTGCAGTTTCAGTTACCTCTTGATGCTGTATCGGCTTTCAATCATCCAAATTTGAGTATGGAATCACCGGGACCATCTCGTCTTTTATCACATAACCAACCACCTATGGTTCCCCAGCAAGTGTCTACTATTTGTTTACTCACTGAAGCAATTATTGGAGTGGTATTACGATTCCTGATGCAACCAAACCGGCTTAACGTACCACTACCACTTGTGATGCCACCGCAAGTGTCTGCTAATCCTCCCTCTGATATTACTATTCCTGATGCAAGAGGAGAA GACATCTTGGCAAAGCTAAGTTCATTTTCTCAGAAGATGGAGCCAACAG GTGTTGCGCGGACTCTTTCTGATCATATTCTCGAAGTCGGAGTAGGAGAA GACATCATAGGAAAGCTAAGATCATTTTCGTCACAGATGGGGGTGGAGCCAAGTAATGTGTTCGTTCCGTCAGCGGTTGGATCTGTTTTTAATCCCACTCTTAAGACGCCTACAGGCCAGGAAACCTTACATGAG GGAGAATTCGTGATAGTGAAATTTAATAGTAAGGATGACTCAAGTGAAAGTTTTTTGGTCAGTCTTTTTCGTAATTTCAATGGCCATACTGATGTA